The stretch of DNA ATATTTTTAACTTAATACTCGATTTTTTCAATCTAGCTGCCTGTAATACTTTCTCAATATTATTTAACAGTCGTTCATTCTCCTGCTTTATAACGGTAGCATAATGTAAAACTTTTTCCTTATTGGTAAGAATTTTATCATTTCGAATCATATTACTAGCTAGACCTATAGTTGCGACCGGTGTTTTTAACTCGTGGGTCATATTATTAATGAAGTCCGTCTTCATATCTCCTAACTTCTTCTGCTTATATATCGTATAAAAAGTGACAATAAATGATCCCAACACTAAGGCTATCAAGAAAAAGGAAGTAAATAGCATTGGTAACACTTGCTGATTAATGTATTTATCTTTTAAAGGGAAATAGATAAAAAGTAAGCCATATTCGTTGTAGATACTATTGGGAAAGAGCTGCGATTTATAACTTTTTGCAAGTAGATCTTCTGAGATTCGAGGAAAATCAGAGTAAATAACCGATTGGGTTGTATTATCTACGATGCACGTTTTAAAATCCAGAAGGATATTGTCTAACACAAACTGCCGCTTGATTACATTTTTCAAGGTATCGGGAAACAGCTTCTCGTCAATACATGTGTTCTCAAAAAGCATAATCTTACTTCTTATCCGCATCGTTTCATTGAATTCAGTATACTTTTTCTTCAAAGTCTCAAACTCCTTAGCCTTCATATTGAGAATTCTCGCCTTCGGTATACTCAGCTCAGACGTTAATACTTTAAAGAATTTACTATTCGTATCCTTTAGTTTATAAGTAAATGTCATTTCATCTAAATCTTCAGAGATAGATGCTGACTCTTCCTGCAAGGAAAATGCCTTCTGAGCTATAGGATTATTTTTAAAAAAAAGGATATTAGACTGTCTTTCATAGTCTTCTAGCGACTTGGCTAATGATGTATAGACGCGATTGTCAAAATTCTCAATTTGCTGCTTGAAAGCACTTTCTATGAAATACACCTGAATAGCGACCAAACCAATCATTGAGAATAGTGCGACAATAATAATAACTATGATGTAGCGCAGATTCATTGCTAGCTGGATTGTTTTAAATTAAGAATGCTCATTAATCTAAAAAACATATTTTTGCGTAAAATTAAGATTAAAAAATGAAGTTTACTGTATCTTCACAATTATTAAGAGACAACCTAAGCAAAATCTATGGTGTAGTTGGTTCGAATAACGTAATCACCATCCTTGACAACTTTCTTTTCAAATTAGAAAAAGATAATTTAACGGTTATTTCCTCTGATGTAGAGAACTCTATGAAAGTTGAAATTCCTGTCCAGTCTTCGGATACAGGCTCACTAGCTGTACCTGCAAAAAAGCTTATGGATACCATCAAGTTTATAGCAGATCAGCCCTTATTGATGTCCATCAATGATACGGACAATGTACTGGATATTCAAACCAATAACGGTAACTATAAATTGACTGGTTTCAATGCAAAAGAATTTCCTGAATTGTCACAAATCAAAGACGCTCAGAATGTGACACTGGATTCTGTAATTCTCAATCACGCTATAGGTCAAGCGAGCTTTGCCATAGGAAATGACGAATCGCGCAAGGCTATGACGGGTTTATATTGCCAGTTTGATAAAGACGGCGCTACATTCGTCGCTACAGACGCTCAAAAGCTCGTTAGATTTAAGAGAAGGGATGTCAGCGCTAATGGTACTTTTAGTTTTATTCTACCTAAAAAGGTACTTTCTCAGCTAAAAACTTCACTACCTGGTGAAAATTCACCTGTAGATATAAGTTTCAACAAAAATCACTGTTCCTTTAAATTTGGCAATATTTACTTAATTTGCCGACTAATAGAGAGTCAATATCCTGACTACAATGCTGTTATACCTACTAATAATCCGAATATTTTAGTTATAAATAGAGAGGAATTGCTTTCTTCCCTGAGACGTTTGACGCCATATACCAGTCAGACTACACATCAAGTCGTATTTCAGATTGCTGGAAGTCAGTTGACTGTTTCGGCTACAGATATCGATTATGCCAGTGAAGGTAGAGAAAATTTAATGGTCAACTATAATGGGGAAGATTTCACCATAGGATTTAATTCTAAATATTTATCAGAAATACTCTCTACTATTCATTCAGAAGAGGTGATGATAGAAATGTCTACCCCAGCCAGAGCTTGTCTTATCCTTCCGAACGAAACGAATGACAAGGAGAGCATCTTAATGCTAATTATGCCAATAATGGTCAATTAATAGCGAAAAGAGTCGTTGCTCAATTGACAAAAAGAATCAAATTCAATACTTAACATTAAAATTCAACATTCATCAAATGTTAGAAAAACTCAATCAATATAAATCAAAGACTCCAGAGATTGTATTTGAATGGAAAGACGATGAAACTGGCGCTGAAGGATGGGTTGTTATCAACAGTTTAAGAGGTGGTGCTGCTGGTGGCGGTACCCGTATGAGATTAGGTTGTACAAAAGATGAGGTGCTTTCCTTAGCAAAGACTATGGAAATAAAATTTACGGTAGCTGGTCCTCAAATAGGCGGAGCAAAGTCAGGTATTAATTTTGACCCCAAAGACCCTAGAAAGCAACTTGTACTTAATAAATGGTATAAACGAGTGGTGCCTTTGCTACAAAATTATTATGGAACAGGAGGAGATATGAACGTAGATGAAGTCAAAGATGTAGTCCCAATTACTGAAAAATATGGACTACACCACCCGCAGGAAGGTATAGTAGTAGGACATTATGCTCCCAATAATGAATTGAAAAAGAAGCAAATTCACCAATTGCAAAAAGGTGTAGAGCTTGAGGTCAAATCAACTAAGCTTTCTCCGAATCCTGATAAAACTTATCTAGTAGCAGATTTAATAACAGGCTATGGTGTTTCAGAATCTGTACGTCACTTCTATGATATCTATAAGAATGAACATTTAGAAGGCAAGCGCGTTATCATTCAAGGTTGGGGCAATGTAGCCGGCGCTGCTGCATATTATCTAGCTCAGCAAGGAGCAATAATCGTAGGAATTATTGACAAAGATGGAGGATTGATCTCTGAAAATGGGTATAATCTCGAAGAGGTAAAAAACCTCATGGAGACAAGGAATGGAAATGCCTTGTCACACCCAAATATGCTCAGTT from Chitinophagales bacterium encodes:
- a CDS encoding HAMP domain-containing histidine kinase — encoded protein: MNLRYIIVIIIVALFSMIGLVAIQVYFIESAFKQQIENFDNRVYTSLAKSLEDYERQSNILFFKNNPIAQKAFSLQEESASISEDLDEMTFTYKLKDTNSKFFKVLTSELSIPKARILNMKAKEFETLKKKYTEFNETMRIRSKIMLFENTCIDEKLFPDTLKNVIKRQFVLDNILLDFKTCIVDNTTQSVIYSDFPRISEDLLAKSYKSQLFPNSIYNEYGLLFIYFPLKDKYINQQVLPMLFTSFFLIALVLGSFIVTFYTIYKQKKLGDMKTDFINNMTHELKTPVATIGLASNMIRNDKILTNKEKVLHYATVIKQENERLLNNIEKVLQAARLKKSSIKLKISTIDVNEIISDIVNRNQLNIEEVNGKLAFYPNAVDSIIEADKIHVSNMVHNLIENSIKYRKEDIPLEVHVTTYNKGKGIEIVVEDNGIGIPTEVLERVFEKFYRVPTGNVHNVKGFGLGLNYVKEMSEAHDGFVTVHSELGKGSIFTIFLPRTYLGNQREESE
- the dnaN gene encoding DNA polymerase III subunit beta, which gives rise to MKFTVSSQLLRDNLSKIYGVVGSNNVITILDNFLFKLEKDNLTVISSDVENSMKVEIPVQSSDTGSLAVPAKKLMDTIKFIADQPLLMSINDTDNVLDIQTNNGNYKLTGFNAKEFPELSQIKDAQNVTLDSVILNHAIGQASFAIGNDESRKAMTGLYCQFDKDGATFVATDAQKLVRFKRRDVSANGTFSFILPKKVLSQLKTSLPGENSPVDISFNKNHCSFKFGNIYLICRLIESQYPDYNAVIPTNNPNILVINREELLSSLRRLTPYTSQTTHQVVFQIAGSQLTVSATDIDYASEGRENLMVNYNGEDFTIGFNSKYLSEILSTIHSEEVMIEMSTPARACLILPNETNDKESILMLIMPIMVN